In the genome of Spirochaetia bacterium, one region contains:
- a CDS encoding carbohydrate ABC transporter permease produces the protein MRKNNRIQTTGVYALLILVALVSIFPFLWMVSSSFKSDSNVFSATPSLFSDMLFRKDMFRNYQVVLKEFQFSRYILNSLFVSLSCAIGQVLVCSLAGFAFAKMKFRGKNFVFSFLLMTMMIPVQVTIIPEYFLMMSFGWIDSFLPLIVPSFLAGAFGTFMYKEFFEVVPQPLFDAGIIDGVGAFGMFSRIYFPLTASPTVTLFIIAFMNAWNGLLRPMLYISTDKLQTVTLALTAFQSQYDTQWNLLLAGSVISILPLLILFVFCQRYIIESAMGSGVKG, from the coding sequence ATGCGTAAAAATAACAGAATCCAGACGACAGGTGTGTATGCCTTGCTGATATTGGTTGCCTTGGTAAGTATTTTCCCGTTTCTCTGGATGGTTTCCAGTTCTTTCAAATCTGATTCCAATGTCTTTTCTGCTACGCCTAGTCTTTTTTCGGATATGTTGTTCAGGAAGGATATGTTCCGTAACTATCAGGTGGTACTCAAGGAGTTTCAGTTCAGCCGGTACATCCTCAACAGTCTGTTTGTCAGCCTTTCCTGTGCAATAGGACAAGTACTTGTCTGTTCCTTGGCCGGTTTTGCATTTGCCAAGATGAAATTCAGAGGCAAGAACTTTGTTTTCAGTTTTTTGCTGATGACCATGATGATTCCTGTCCAGGTCACTATCATCCCTGAATATTTTCTCATGATGAGTTTCGGATGGATTGATTCCTTTCTCCCTTTGATTGTCCCTTCATTCCTTGCAGGGGCTTTCGGTACCTTTATGTACAAAGAGTTTTTTGAGGTTGTTCCCCAACCACTATTTGATGCCGGTATCATTGATGGCGTCGGTGCCTTCGGTATGTTCTCACGGATCTACTTTCCTTTGACTGCTTCCCCGACTGTAACCTTGTTTATCATCGCTTTCATGAATGCATGGAATGGCTTGCTTCGTCCCATGCTGTATATTTCGACGGACAAGCTGCAGACGGTGACACTTGCTCTGACAGCTTTCCAAAGCCAGTATGATACGCAATGGAACCTCTTGTTGGCCGGCAGTGTCATATCAATACTCCCATTGCTTATCTTATTCGTTTTCTGCCAACGTTATATCATCGAAAGTGCAATGGGCTCAGGCGTCAAGGGGTAA
- a CDS encoding sugar ABC transporter permease, translating to MRRRKLCWHGPLTPWLFLLPTVIGLLVFRAIPVGAAFYLGFTRWSLLNNPVFIGLRNYKEAFASATFFKVVTNTVVFSLIYVVGVMVVSLAFALLINRKLKGINFFRAALYLPVITSAVAVGIVWNWILGPQYGILNIILTKLGITPPYWLGDPRLALLSVSVVQVWKMAGYYMILFLAGLQNMPHEVLEAATVDGAKPFQKFFHVTLPLLSPTTFFVLTVAIIDSFHNFELIYTMTKGGPQNATDTLVYDVYLNGFVNYRNGYASAVAFVLLIFVGVLTLMNFYIKKKWVTQG from the coding sequence GTGAGAAGAAGAAAATTATGCTGGCATGGCCCGTTGACTCCGTGGCTGTTCCTGCTTCCGACGGTCATCGGATTGCTGGTGTTTCGTGCAATTCCTGTAGGAGCGGCCTTCTATTTGGGTTTTACCCGGTGGTCCCTGCTGAACAATCCTGTATTCATTGGCCTACGGAACTATAAGGAAGCGTTTGCAAGCGCTACCTTTTTCAAGGTGGTGACCAATACGGTCGTGTTTTCTCTGATTTATGTGGTAGGTGTCATGGTCGTCAGTCTTGCCTTTGCCTTGCTGATCAACAGAAAACTCAAGGGTATCAACTTTTTCCGGGCGGCACTCTATCTGCCTGTCATTACCTCTGCAGTAGCCGTAGGCATTGTATGGAACTGGATTCTTGGACCACAATACGGAATCCTGAACATTATATTGACGAAGTTGGGCATTACTCCTCCATACTGGTTGGGCGATCCCCGTTTGGCCTTGCTGTCGGTTTCAGTCGTACAGGTGTGGAAGATGGCCGGATATTATATGATACTTTTCCTTGCCGGCCTGCAGAATATGCCCCATGAGGTACTTGAGGCTGCAACTGTAGACGGGGCAAAACCTTTCCAGAAGTTCTTTCATGTTACGTTGCCGTTGCTCTCTCCTACGACATTCTTCGTCCTGACGGTAGCTATCATTGATTCATTCCACAATTTTGAGTTGATCTACACCATGACCAAGGGAGGACCCCAGAACGCAACGGATACGCTTGTGTATGATGTATATCTCAATGGATTTGTCAATTATCGTAATGGATATGCCTCTGCAGTTGCCTTTGTCCTGTTGATTTTCGTCGGCGTGCTGACGCTTATGAACTTCTATATCAAGAAGAAATGGGTCACCCAAGGCTGA